The window TTCCTAATTTGTAATAAGAGTCTTGATCAGCGTGCTAATTCAAATATAATTGATCCGTTTCAGAATCTAAAAAGGTTTCCTTAGAATCATACATTGCTAACTCTTTTTCATACTCTtcgtaataattattttcaaatatttcccctttattccttttttttgcgtaaacTTGATTCCAATCGTGAAGACTGACACAGAAATAAACATGTAAAtgctgtaaaaatatgttaactTTGTAACTActcatataaaataaaacatattaCAGATAATAACACAATATTCATATGTTATAAAGTATAATCTGCAATCACCTTCTTATAGTAGAATAGGAAGAAAATTGTTCCAAGTACTCCAACGGCCATGATGATATTacgataaaaattttgagtcCAACTCTTCATGTGTAGCTCCTAATGGATAATGGTAATCCGCAATTGTCAGAGGAACTGCGTTGCTTGCAGGCTCTGTAGTATGATATGACATCGCGTGAACACCATATTCAGCTCTCTCTATTGGAGGTGGACCTAAAGTTTTTTCATGGTGCAAAGTACTTGACTTTTGAATTACTACCTCTTCATCTGTTACCTCTTCAACTGTTTCCTCTTTAGCTGCTTCCGTTTTAGTTGATTCCTCTTCAGATACTGTTTCTTTAGGTTTTGCCTCTACGGATTTTGCATGTGCAGGTGTTCTGGCTCCAGGTTGTGACGCCCCAGATTCTTTCGTTACAGATTTCGCTCTTGCATCCGATGCATTTTCtggtttcttcctttcctgttatgctttttcctcctctggatgttcacattttttcacttgaaGTGTTTCACCTGCACCTCCTTCCTCTATCTTTTTTCTAATAactgatgttttttttcttaactcaataaaatttgaaaactgTACTTATTTTCGAATTTAAAATAAGGTTCACAAAATCAATATTTATCCATATTCATCTCCATCACAACaacgttcttttttttcatataaagtTTTAATACAAGTAACATagttcacatatttttcgcACATAGACTTATCAGAATCGTTACATTTAACATCTTagttattttcaaaataatcatgcaagtcttttcttctttccacCCTTCATTTGTGTCAGAATATTAACAACGACACGGCTCCAATTTTTGATCCATAGAAATAACATCAGATactaaatcaaaaattttacctTAAACATGTCtgttatttatgtttttccctcataatattttttgcttacctGATCATGGAACCAGTGTCTAAGGTAGTGACAATCACCTTTAagtttattttcctctttaacGGATAAATCTTTTACAAGCTTTGATACtttattgcaaaaatatcTATCCCATTCATTgcttttttctaaattattGCAGAAAGTAATTCCATCATTCAAAACTTTTACACTGTCcaattctttatattttttatatgaaggCAAATCTAATAATTTTCCCTCCTATtaagtagaaaaatataatggtATACATAATTATATGCTATCTCAAAAGAAATAATCTTTCTTGTTCTAAAagtacatattattataaattaataatcaatctcaaaatgtatattataaaaaattaatggtacccatttattttctcccGAAAGTACCATcataatttaaaacatttttatgatatgtaattatataatttttcttatatcACGTCTAGTTACACATTAAAGGACAATAATGCATATTCTACTAATATAAGTGTGCATTTCTTTGT of the Plasmodium cynomolgi strain B DNA, scaffold: 0306, whole genome shotgun sequence genome contains:
- a CDS encoding CYIR protein (putative;~vir-type antigen), which codes for MLLVLKLYMKKKNVVERKKPENASDARAKSVTKESGASQPGARTPAHAKSVEAKPKETVSEEESTKTEAAKEETVEEVTDEEVVIQKSSTLHHEKTLGPPPIERAEYGVHAMSYHTTEPASNAVPLTIADYHYPLGATHEELDSKFLSLHDWNQVYAKKRNKGEIFENNYYEEYEKELAMYDSKETFLDSETDQLYLN